Proteins encoded together in one Miscanthus floridulus cultivar M001 chromosome 16, ASM1932011v1, whole genome shotgun sequence window:
- the LOC136514378 gene encoding glycerol-3-phosphate acyltransferase 1-like translates to MALTSDRFMSRALRIHRLVKRGLAAGLRGCSRGVATTTVPAAATPSPPALHQLGENAFAVDADALLLNPSPGAAFPPYFLAAVEAGGYARGLVLLTLYPVLQTLPRGARVRAMAMVSFCGLRRDEAARVGRAVLPKLFSREAPGGVRAVEALLRALPKEAKVVAVTQTFPTVMVEAFLKEYVGFDAVAGRELKGGPRYLTGTMAELDTERVVARVLEQTEKTTLCGYGPKPVVFHDGRLAFTPTAAAALAMYIYFPFGVVLAVIRIAIYILLPWRVSAVAAALTGVRVRVIGVTNSAADDSGKPHGGRLYACNHRTLLDAVGIASALGRPVASVSYSLGRLSELLSPIPLRRLTRDREEDRRRMSSMMARGDVVVCPEGTTCREPYLLRFSPLFAELAAEVTPVAVDARTSVFYATSTSPLAKSLDSVYFLMNPRPEYSVQFLKPVSTEGGKSSIEVANEVQRDLASALGFEGTTLTRKDKYLLLAGNEGVVKTK, encoded by the coding sequence ATGGCGCTGACCAGCGACAGGTTTATGAGCCGCGCGCTCCGCATCCACCGCCTCGTGAAGCGAGGCCTCGCCGCGGGCCTCCGGGGCTGCTCCCGTGGCGTGGCGACCACCACCGTACCGGCAGCAGCAACGCCGTCGCCTCCAGCATTGCACCAGCTCGGCGAGAACGCGTTCGCGGTCGACGCGGACGCCCTGCTCCTGAACCCGTCGCCGGGCGCCGCGTTCCCGCCCTACTTCCTCGCCGCCGTCGAGGCGGGCGGCTACGCCCGGGGCCTCGTCCTGCTCACGCTCTACCCGGTCCTGCAAACGCTGCCCCGCGGCGCGCGCGTGAGGGCCATGGCCATGGTCTCCTTCTGCGGGCTCCGCCGCGACGAGGCGGCCAGGGTCGGCAGGGCCGTGCTCCCCAAGCTCTTCTCCCGGGAGGCGCCGGGCGGCGTGCGAGCAGTCGAGGCGCTGCTGCGCGCGTTGCCCAAGGAGGCGAAGGTGGTGGCCGTGACCCAGACGTTCCCGACGGTGATGGTGGAGGCGTTCTTGAAGGAGTACGTGGGGTTCGACGCGGTGGCCGGGAGGGAGCTCAAAGGAGGGCCACGGTACCTCACCGGGACAATGGCCGAGCTGGACACGGAGAGGGTCGTTGCGCGTGTCCTGGAGCAAACCGAGAAGACGACCTTGTGCGGTTATGGCCCGAAGCCTGTTGTGTTCCACGACGGCCGGCTGGCGTTCACGCCGACGGCGGCGGCCGCGCTCGCCATGTACATCTACTTCCCCTTCGGCGTCGTCCTTGCCGTCATCCGCATCGCCATCTACATCCTCCTCCCGTGGCGCGTGTCGGCCGTCGCTGCTGCGCTCACCGGCGTGAGGGTGCGCGTCATCGGGGTCACCAATTCCGCAGCGGACGACAGCGGCAAGCCTCACGGCGGGCGGCTATACGCCTGCAACCACCGCACGCTCCTCGACGCGGTTGGCATCGCCAGCGCGCTCGGGAGGCCCGTCGCCTCGGTGTCGTACAGCCTGGGCCGCCTATCGGAGCTGCTATCCCCGATCCCGCTGCGGCGGCTGACCCGCGACCGCGAGGAGGACCGGCGCCGCATGTCGTCGATGATGGCCCGCGGCGACGTGGTCGTGTGCCCCGAGGGGACGACGTGCCGGGAGCCGTACCTACTCCGGTTCAGCCCGCTGTTCGCCGAGCTCGCCGCCGAGGTGACCCCCGTGGCGGTCGACGCGCGGACGAGCGTATTCTACGCGACTTCCACGTCGCCTCTCGCCAAGAGCCTGGACTCCGTGTACTTTCTTATGAACCCTCGACCGGAGTACAGCGTCCAGTTCTTGAAGCCGGTGAGCACCGAGGGTGGTAAGAGCAGCATAGAGGTGGCAAACGAGGTGCAGCGTGACCTCGCCTCCGCGCTCGGGTTCGAAGGGACAACTCTCACGAGGAAGGACAAGTACCTCCTCCTCGCCGGGAACGAAGGAGTCGTCAAGACCAAGTAG
- the LOC136513927 gene encoding auxin response factor 14-like, with translation MNDAMSGHQHLNATGFAYQPLGFIESVKFSEVLQGQEMSQVVPSFMRAAFNAGKQNGRLRSFDYVQRSAASRGYGLQQFNLPAAEVHSPSSVLMFNQTMVPHAELDGVTNREEAYGSGYSSIALQREAAPWPSMQQQRVSENGSEPLDITEASAPASIANSGLVDSGIGRSSCKLFGFSLTEKILGTEGGGVKEGN, from the coding sequence ATGAATGATGCAATGAGTGGCCATCAACACCTAAATGCCACTGGGTTTGCTTACCAGCCCCTAGGCTTCATTGAATCTGTCAAATTCTCAGAGGTCTTGCAAGGTCAAGAAATGTCTCAGGTGGTTCCTTCTTTCATGAGAGCTGCTTTCAATGCTGGCAAACAGAATGGCAGGCTTCGATCATTTGATTATGTGCAGAGATCAGCTGCAAGTCGAGGATATGGTCTCCAGCAGTTTAATCTGCCAGCCGCAGAAGTGCATTCGCCCTCTTCTGTTCTTATGTTTAACCAAACCATGGTACCACATGCTGAGCTAGATGGTGTGACCAACCGTGAAGAAGCATATGGCAGCGGGTACTCATCCATTGCATTACAGAGAGAAGCTGCACCATGGCCATCCATGCAGCAGCAAAGAGTGAGCGAAAATGGAAGCGAGCCTCTCGACATAACTGAAGCCTCAGCTCCTGCAAGTATTGCTAACTCTGGATTGGTCGACAGTGGCATCGGGCGAAGCAGCTGTAAACTTTTTGGTTTCTCCTTGACTGAGAAGATCCTTGGAACAGAGGGAGGTGGTGTGAAAGAAGGGAACTAA
- the LOC136514246 gene encoding E3 ubiquitin-protein ligase APD2-like isoform X3, with protein MEATASRFVSLLALCLLASMALMLGYYGPVELAVGPGCSRLVQASSVFVQGIKVSVDAGSQGSGGDLVLHGLPVAPPLDVPTEWPEARRVVVPANSHRQWTYFLNKGARLQAAYSVKSEDGVPHPLCIIIAQGESFMRWAEMPSLQNSTLFWRLVQGNGTIEQTVNLSSEYYIAVRNLNDHHDTTVQLEFRIRTLLYNTSGADYRCSPGPAGHGLCTYRLPFLGRNVAVLSSGHEERLNSDAQHVKLSYEPRWTVYVVGSVRRICLLQSSWLLCCCSCTRYWTCCSAPALEAAAARTGEGHCWRTKRTTPRAWVRRTTPCLTMAATTGSRRGGARAAVDACSAATPRRTASSSRAGIPLPATRAVPGSWRKMVAAHSAEGSSRK; from the exons ATGGAGGCGACGGCGTCCCGCTTCGTCTCGCTCCTCGCCCTCTGCCTCCTCG CGTCCATGGCGTTGATGCTGGGGTACTACGGCCCCGTGGAGCTGGCCGTCGGCCCGGGGTGCTCGCGGCTCGTGCAGGCCAGTTCGGTCTTCGTGCAGGGCATCAAG GTCAGCGTGGATGCAGGGTCACAAGGGAGCGGCGGCGATCTGGTGCTCCATGGGCTGCCTGTGGCTCCGCCGCTGGACGTGCCGACGGAGTGGCCGGAGGCCCGTCGCGTCGTCGTGCCCGCCAACTCTCACAGG CAATGGACGTATTTCCTCAACAAGGGGGCTCGACTTCAAGCCGCTTACAGTGTCAAGTCTGAAGATGGCGTGCCTCATCCACTCTGCATCATCATTGCACAAG GGGAAAGCTTTATGCGGTGGGCTGAGATGCCATCTCTGCAGAACAGCACATTATTTTGGCGCTTGGTGCAGG GAAATGGAACAATTGAGCAGACCGTCAATCTTTCCTCTGAGTACTACATTGCCGTGCGCAACCTAAACGATCATCACGACACGACG GTGCAGCTGGAATTCAGAATCAGGACCTTGCTCTACAACACCAGCGGAGCAGATTACAGATGCTCACCGGGACCGGCCGGTCACGGTCTCTGCACCTACAGATTACCATTTCTTGGACGGAATGTTGCGGTCCTGTCATCCGGCCACGAAGAG AGACTGAATTCTGATGCACAGCACGTGAAACTGTCATACGAACCTCGCTGGACGGTGTACGTGGTTGGATCAG TTCGTCGCATCTGCCTATTGCAGTCGTCTTGGCTCTTGTGCTGCTGCTCCTGTACGAGATATTGGACCTGCTGTTCGGCCCCTGcactggaggcggcggcggcgcggaccGGAGAAGGCCACTGCTGGAGGACAAAGAGGACGACGCCGCGAGCCTGGGTTCGTCGTACGACTCCGTGTCTCACGATGGCAGCGACGACCGGGAgccggaggggaggggcgagggcGGCGGTGGATGCGTGCTCTGCTGCGACGCCCCGAAGGACTGCTTCTTCCTCCCGTGCGGGCATTCCGCTACCTGCTACGCGTGCGGTGCCAG GATCGTGGAGGAAAATGGTGGCTGCCCATTCTGCAGAAGGAAGCTCAAGAAAGTAA
- the LOC136514246 gene encoding E3 ubiquitin-protein ligase APD2-like isoform X4, producing MEATASRFVSLLALCLLASMALMLGYYGPVELAVGPGCSRLVQASSVFVQGIKVSVDAGSQGSGGDLVLHGLPVAPPLDVPTEWPEARRVVVPANSHRQWTYFLNKGARLQAAYSVKSEDGVPHPLCIIIAQGESFMRWAEMPSLQNSTLFWRLVQGNGTIEQTVNLSSEYYIAVRNLNDHHDTTVQLEFRIRTLLYNTSGADYRCSPGPAGHGLCTYRLPFLGRNVAVLSSGHEERLNSDAQHVKLSYEPRWTVYVVGSVVLALVLLLLYEILDLLFGPCTGGGGGADRRRPLLEDKEDDAASLGSSYDSVSHDGSDDREPEGRGEGGGGCVLCCDAPKDCFFLPCGHSATCYACGARIVEENGGCPFCRRKLKKVRRIFAV from the exons ATGGAGGCGACGGCGTCCCGCTTCGTCTCGCTCCTCGCCCTCTGCCTCCTCG CGTCCATGGCGTTGATGCTGGGGTACTACGGCCCCGTGGAGCTGGCCGTCGGCCCGGGGTGCTCGCGGCTCGTGCAGGCCAGTTCGGTCTTCGTGCAGGGCATCAAG GTCAGCGTGGATGCAGGGTCACAAGGGAGCGGCGGCGATCTGGTGCTCCATGGGCTGCCTGTGGCTCCGCCGCTGGACGTGCCGACGGAGTGGCCGGAGGCCCGTCGCGTCGTCGTGCCCGCCAACTCTCACAGG CAATGGACGTATTTCCTCAACAAGGGGGCTCGACTTCAAGCCGCTTACAGTGTCAAGTCTGAAGATGGCGTGCCTCATCCACTCTGCATCATCATTGCACAAG GGGAAAGCTTTATGCGGTGGGCTGAGATGCCATCTCTGCAGAACAGCACATTATTTTGGCGCTTGGTGCAGG GAAATGGAACAATTGAGCAGACCGTCAATCTTTCCTCTGAGTACTACATTGCCGTGCGCAACCTAAACGATCATCACGACACGACG GTGCAGCTGGAATTCAGAATCAGGACCTTGCTCTACAACACCAGCGGAGCAGATTACAGATGCTCACCGGGACCGGCCGGTCACGGTCTCTGCACCTACAGATTACCATTTCTTGGACGGAATGTTGCGGTCCTGTCATCCGGCCACGAAGAG AGACTGAATTCTGATGCACAGCACGTGAAACTGTCATACGAACCTCGCTGGACGGTGTACGTGGTTGGATCAG TCGTCTTGGCTCTTGTGCTGCTGCTCCTGTACGAGATATTGGACCTGCTGTTCGGCCCCTGcactggaggcggcggcggcgcggaccGGAGAAGGCCACTGCTGGAGGACAAAGAGGACGACGCCGCGAGCCTGGGTTCGTCGTACGACTCCGTGTCTCACGATGGCAGCGACGACCGGGAgccggaggggaggggcgagggcGGCGGTGGATGCGTGCTCTGCTGCGACGCCCCGAAGGACTGCTTCTTCCTCCCGTGCGGGCATTCCGCTACCTGCTACGCGTGCGGTGCCAG GATCGTGGAGGAAAATGGTGGCTGCCCATTCTGCAGAAGGAAGCTCAAGAAAGTAAGGAGGATCTTCGCTGTATGA
- the LOC136514246 gene encoding uncharacterized protein isoform X1: MRPCSSITPSQCHTSTARQRLDGGDGVPLRLAPRPLPPRVHGVDAGVLRPRGAGRRPGVLAARAGQFGLRAGHQGQRGCRVTRERRRSGAPWAACGSAAGRADGVAGGPSRRRARQLSQGNAALCRRRSSLDLIVARLLGSGLQQWTYFLNKGARLQAAYSVKSEDGVPHPLCIIIAQGESFMRWAEMPSLQNSTLFWRLVQGNGTIEQTVNLSSEYYIAVRNLNDHHDTTVQLEFRIRTLLYNTSGADYRCSPGPAGHGLCTYRLPFLGRNVAVLSSGHEERLNSDAQHVKLSYEPRWTVYVVGSVRRICLLQSSWLLCCCSCTRYWTCCSAPALEAAAARTGEGHCWRTKRTTPRAWVRRTTPCLTMAATTGSRRGGARAAVDACSAATPRRTASSSRAGIPLPATRAVPGSWRKMVAAHSAEGSSRK, translated from the exons ATGCGCCCGTGCTCGTCCATCACGCCGTCACAGTGTCACACGTCCACCGCGCGCCAGCGGCTCGATGGAGGCGACGGCGTCCCGCTTCGTCTCGCTCCTCGCCCTCTGCCTCCTCG CGTCCATGGCGTTGATGCTGGGGTACTACGGCCCCGTGGAGCTGGCCGTCGGCCCGGGGTGCTCGCGGCTCGTGCAGGCCAGTTCGGTCTTCGTGCAGGGCATCAAG GTCAGCGTGGATGCAGGGTCACAAGGGAGCGGCGGCGATCTGGTGCTCCATGGGCTGCCTGTGGCTCCGCCGCTGGACGTGCCGACGGAGTGGCCGGAGGCCCGTCGCGTCGTCGTGCCCGCCAACTCTCACAGGGTAACGCCGCGTTGTGTCGTCGTCGTTCGTCTCTGGATCTGATTGTCGCGCGCCTGTTAGGCTCTGGACTTCAG CAATGGACGTATTTCCTCAACAAGGGGGCTCGACTTCAAGCCGCTTACAGTGTCAAGTCTGAAGATGGCGTGCCTCATCCACTCTGCATCATCATTGCACAAG GGGAAAGCTTTATGCGGTGGGCTGAGATGCCATCTCTGCAGAACAGCACATTATTTTGGCGCTTGGTGCAGG GAAATGGAACAATTGAGCAGACCGTCAATCTTTCCTCTGAGTACTACATTGCCGTGCGCAACCTAAACGATCATCACGACACGACG GTGCAGCTGGAATTCAGAATCAGGACCTTGCTCTACAACACCAGCGGAGCAGATTACAGATGCTCACCGGGACCGGCCGGTCACGGTCTCTGCACCTACAGATTACCATTTCTTGGACGGAATGTTGCGGTCCTGTCATCCGGCCACGAAGAG AGACTGAATTCTGATGCACAGCACGTGAAACTGTCATACGAACCTCGCTGGACGGTGTACGTGGTTGGATCAG TTCGTCGCATCTGCCTATTGCAGTCGTCTTGGCTCTTGTGCTGCTGCTCCTGTACGAGATATTGGACCTGCTGTTCGGCCCCTGcactggaggcggcggcggcgcggaccGGAGAAGGCCACTGCTGGAGGACAAAGAGGACGACGCCGCGAGCCTGGGTTCGTCGTACGACTCCGTGTCTCACGATGGCAGCGACGACCGGGAgccggaggggaggggcgagggcGGCGGTGGATGCGTGCTCTGCTGCGACGCCCCGAAGGACTGCTTCTTCCTCCCGTGCGGGCATTCCGCTACCTGCTACGCGTGCGGTGCCAG GATCGTGGAGGAAAATGGTGGCTGCCCATTCTGCAGAAGGAAGCTCAAGAAAGTAA
- the LOC136511191 gene encoding uncharacterized protein — protein MVHMKTVSLHSFYKRKRDESDVGEEEDQAPPILQLGDLEPQRQEGNEEEATQLDELDQLRQGEQEAAVENELDDSEPQRGRDETPQSKNRGNFIEMLKLLAEFNPKIANVILENAPKYCKYTSPDIQKEILSIFAMKVRKHIREEIGDAKFYILMDETCDVAKREQMALVFRFVDINGVLQERFFDLIHKHTFCVVAVLVVNLNILLRSATIEWRYFVQPLIPNFQTKEICRMIEKYYPLDFNQQEMIGLELSTATAERIFSVLKIVKTRLRNKIEDQYLANSLLVQVEGEIVEHYTYDDIISDFKDMKNRRADF, from the exons ATGGTTCACATGAAAACTGTGTCTCTCCATTCTTTTTACAAAAGAAAACGAGATGAATCAGATGTTGGGGAAGAGGAAGATCAAGCTCCTCCAATACTTCAACTAGGTGATTTGGAACCCCAAAGACAAGAAGGAAATGAGGAAGAAGCAACTCAGTTAGATGAATTGGATCAGCTGAGGCAAGGAGAACAAGAAGCTGCAGTTGAAAATGAGTTAGATGATTCAGAGCCACAAAG AGGTCGTGATGAGACACCTCAATCAAAAAACAGAGGTAACTTTATTGAAATGCTAAAGCTTCTTGCAGAGTTCAATCCTAAAATTGCAAATGTAATTTTAGAGAATGCCCCAAAATATTGCAAATACACTTCACCAGATattcaaaaagagattttaaGTATTTTTGCAATGAAAGTCAGGAAGCATATCCGTGAAGAAATTGGTGATGCCAAGTTCTATATTCTTATGGATGAAACATGTGATGTGGCAAAGAGAGAGCAAATGGCACTTGTTTTCAGATTTGTTGATATAAATGGTGTTTTACAAGAACGGTTCTTTGACTTGATACAT AAACATACATTTTGTGTGGTTGCTGTGCTCGTCGTCAACCTGAACATTTTACTAAGGAGCGCTACTATCGAGTGGAGATATTTCGTGCAACCATTGATACCCA ATTTTCAAACAAAAGAGATATGTAGAATGATTGAGAAGTACTACCCGTTGGATTTCAATCAGCAAGAAATGATTGGGTTAGAGC TTTCAACAGCTACTGCAGAACGTATTTTCTCTGTCTTGAAGATCGTCAAGACAAGGCTGCGCAACAAGATAGAAGATCAATACCTTGCCAACAGTTTGCTTGTCCAGGTCGAAGGTGAAATTGTAGAACACTACACCTATGATGATATAATCTCAGATTTCAAGGATATGAAGAACAGAAGAGCAGACTTTTAG
- the LOC136514246 gene encoding E3 ubiquitin-protein ligase APD2-like isoform X2, producing the protein MRPCSSITPSQCHTSTARQRLDGGDGVPLRLAPRPLPPRVHGVDAGVLRPRGAGRRPGVLAARAGQFGLRAGHQGQRGCRVTRERRRSGAPWAACGSAAGRADGVAGGPSRRRARQLSQGNAALCRRRSSLDLIVARLLGSGLQQWTYFLNKGARLQAAYSVKSEDGVPHPLCIIIAQGESFMRWAEMPSLQNSTLFWRLVQGNGTIEQTVNLSSEYYIAVRNLNDHHDTTVQLEFRIRTLLYNTSGADYRCSPGPAGHGLCTYRLPFLGRNVAVLSSGHEERLNSDAQHVKLSYEPRWTVYVVGSVVLALVLLLLYEILDLLFGPCTGGGGGADRRRPLLEDKEDDAASLGSSYDSVSHDGSDDREPEGRGEGGGGCVLCCDAPKDCFFLPCGHSATCYACGARIVEENGGCPFCRRKLKKVRRIFAV; encoded by the exons ATGCGCCCGTGCTCGTCCATCACGCCGTCACAGTGTCACACGTCCACCGCGCGCCAGCGGCTCGATGGAGGCGACGGCGTCCCGCTTCGTCTCGCTCCTCGCCCTCTGCCTCCTCG CGTCCATGGCGTTGATGCTGGGGTACTACGGCCCCGTGGAGCTGGCCGTCGGCCCGGGGTGCTCGCGGCTCGTGCAGGCCAGTTCGGTCTTCGTGCAGGGCATCAAG GTCAGCGTGGATGCAGGGTCACAAGGGAGCGGCGGCGATCTGGTGCTCCATGGGCTGCCTGTGGCTCCGCCGCTGGACGTGCCGACGGAGTGGCCGGAGGCCCGTCGCGTCGTCGTGCCCGCCAACTCTCACAGGGTAACGCCGCGTTGTGTCGTCGTCGTTCGTCTCTGGATCTGATTGTCGCGCGCCTGTTAGGCTCTGGACTTCAG CAATGGACGTATTTCCTCAACAAGGGGGCTCGACTTCAAGCCGCTTACAGTGTCAAGTCTGAAGATGGCGTGCCTCATCCACTCTGCATCATCATTGCACAAG GGGAAAGCTTTATGCGGTGGGCTGAGATGCCATCTCTGCAGAACAGCACATTATTTTGGCGCTTGGTGCAGG GAAATGGAACAATTGAGCAGACCGTCAATCTTTCCTCTGAGTACTACATTGCCGTGCGCAACCTAAACGATCATCACGACACGACG GTGCAGCTGGAATTCAGAATCAGGACCTTGCTCTACAACACCAGCGGAGCAGATTACAGATGCTCACCGGGACCGGCCGGTCACGGTCTCTGCACCTACAGATTACCATTTCTTGGACGGAATGTTGCGGTCCTGTCATCCGGCCACGAAGAG AGACTGAATTCTGATGCACAGCACGTGAAACTGTCATACGAACCTCGCTGGACGGTGTACGTGGTTGGATCAG TCGTCTTGGCTCTTGTGCTGCTGCTCCTGTACGAGATATTGGACCTGCTGTTCGGCCCCTGcactggaggcggcggcggcgcggaccGGAGAAGGCCACTGCTGGAGGACAAAGAGGACGACGCCGCGAGCCTGGGTTCGTCGTACGACTCCGTGTCTCACGATGGCAGCGACGACCGGGAgccggaggggaggggcgagggcGGCGGTGGATGCGTGCTCTGCTGCGACGCCCCGAAGGACTGCTTCTTCCTCCCGTGCGGGCATTCCGCTACCTGCTACGCGTGCGGTGCCAG GATCGTGGAGGAAAATGGTGGCTGCCCATTCTGCAGAAGGAAGCTCAAGAAAGTAAGGAGGATCTTCGCTGTATGA
- the LOC136514246 gene encoding uncharacterized protein isoform X5: MQGHKGAAAIWCSMGCLWLRRWTCRRSGRRPVASSCPPTLTGNGRISSTRGLDFKPLTVSSLKMACLIHSASSLHKGKALCGGLRCHLCRTAHYFGAWCRVRNGTIEQTVNLSSEYYIAVRNLNDHHDTTVQLEFRIRTLLYNTSGADYRCSPGPAGHGLCTYRLPFLGRNVAVLSSGHEERLNSDAQHVKLSYEPRWTVYVVGSVRRICLLQSSWLLCCCSCTRYWTCCSAPALEAAAARTGEGHCWRTKRTTPRAWVRRTTPCLTMAATTGSRRGGARAAVDACSAATPRRTASSSRAGIPLPATRAVPGSWRKMVAAHSAEGSSRK, translated from the exons ATGCAGGGTCACAAGGGAGCGGCGGCGATCTGGTGCTCCATGGGCTGCCTGTGGCTCCGCCGCTGGACGTGCCGACGGAGTGGCCGGAGGCCCGTCGCGTCGTCGTGCCCGCCAACTCTCACAGG CAATGGACGTATTTCCTCAACAAGGGGGCTCGACTTCAAGCCGCTTACAGTGTCAAGTCTGAAGATGGCGTGCCTCATCCACTCTGCATCATCATTGCACAAG GGGAAAGCTTTATGCGGTGGGCTGAGATGCCATCTCTGCAGAACAGCACATTATTTTGGCGCTTGGTGCAGGGTAA GAAATGGAACAATTGAGCAGACCGTCAATCTTTCCTCTGAGTACTACATTGCCGTGCGCAACCTAAACGATCATCACGACACGACG GTGCAGCTGGAATTCAGAATCAGGACCTTGCTCTACAACACCAGCGGAGCAGATTACAGATGCTCACCGGGACCGGCCGGTCACGGTCTCTGCACCTACAGATTACCATTTCTTGGACGGAATGTTGCGGTCCTGTCATCCGGCCACGAAGAG AGACTGAATTCTGATGCACAGCACGTGAAACTGTCATACGAACCTCGCTGGACGGTGTACGTGGTTGGATCAG TTCGTCGCATCTGCCTATTGCAGTCGTCTTGGCTCTTGTGCTGCTGCTCCTGTACGAGATATTGGACCTGCTGTTCGGCCCCTGcactggaggcggcggcggcgcggaccGGAGAAGGCCACTGCTGGAGGACAAAGAGGACGACGCCGCGAGCCTGGGTTCGTCGTACGACTCCGTGTCTCACGATGGCAGCGACGACCGGGAgccggaggggaggggcgagggcGGCGGTGGATGCGTGCTCTGCTGCGACGCCCCGAAGGACTGCTTCTTCCTCCCGTGCGGGCATTCCGCTACCTGCTACGCGTGCGGTGCCAG GATCGTGGAGGAAAATGGTGGCTGCCCATTCTGCAGAAGGAAGCTCAAGAAAGTAA